From the genome of Brachyhypopomus gauderio isolate BG-103 unplaced genomic scaffold, BGAUD_0.2 sc87, whole genome shotgun sequence, one region includes:
- the LOC143493480 gene encoding uncharacterized protein LOC143493480, translating to MDRWPALFNERKIKAEFCRIVTADLLQSFLDGLDALMSSLLEFYKAAVSSNRRLTLSSVMQCLNKEDTNQNRRTAALLGLPLFLSEDTSDIIRMCDVHGETLDVLMKGKCVGILIGHEGVLHDAFLHEIINVAVVVEEAVVLHEIRDVPTGFAMLMGTIYCLNLQYPHKMKYSFEFLQKVVMKMNPDQCSARVHGLRNKLLRFCL from the exons ATGGACAGATGGCCTGCATTGTTTAATGAGAGAAAG ATAAAGGCAGAGTTCTGTAGAATAGTCACTGCTGACCTGCTCCAGTCATTCCTGGATGGACTGGATGCCTTGATGTCAAGTCTTTTGGAATTCTATAAAGCAGCTGTCTCATCAAACAGGAGGTTGACTCTTAGCAGTGTTATGCAGTGCCTTAATAAGGAG GACACAAATCAGAACAGAAGAACGGCTGCCCTGCTTGGTCTTCCACTGTTCTTGTCAGAAGACACCTCTGACATAATCAGGATGTGTGAT GTTCATGGTGAAACCCTGGATGTCCTCATGAAGGGAAAGTGTGTTGGAATTCTAATTGGACATGAAGGTGTCCTGCATGATGCTTTCCTTCATGAAATTATCAACGTGGCTGTGGTGGTAGAAGAGGCAGTCGTTCTTCATGAAATCAGAGACGTGCCCACTGGTTTTGCTATGTTAATGGGCACCATCTACTGCCTTAATCTGCAGTACCCTCACAAAATGAAGTACTCATTTGAATTCCTGCAGAAGGTCGTCATGAAGATGAACCCTGACCAGTGTTCAGCAAGGGTACATGGACTTAGAAATAAATTGCTGAGATTTTGTTTATAG